A region of Deinococcus rubellus DNA encodes the following proteins:
- the uvrB gene encoding excinuclease ABC subunit UvrB encodes MLRVQSEYTPAGDQPTAIRSLVDGLESGLRYQTLLGATGTGKTYSVAQVIEQTGRPALIMAPNKVLTAQLAAEFREFFPTAAVEFFISYYDYYQPEAYVPGKDLFIEKDAAINQEIERLRHSATRSLLTRRDTIVVASVSCIYGLGDPAEYRALNIILKVGEKMDRDELLSRLVTMQYERNDIELSAGKFRAKGEIIEIWPSYDEQPLRIQLWGDDIERIQIVHHVTGDKLGDLDATVVYPAKHYVASASNVERAIVTIQQELDERLEYFNSVGKLLEAQRLKERTLYDLEMMKVLGYCSGIENYSRHVDGRRPGETPYTMLDYFPDDFVTFIDESHVTVPQIGGMANGDRARKQTLVDYGFRLPSAIDNRPLNFQEFSGKTGQTVFVSATPGPYERKVSDSVADQIIRPTGLVDPPVTVRPIQGQIEDLLGLIRERAEKKERVLITTLTKRMSEDLTEYLLERGVRARYMHSDIDSVERQVIIRDLRLGHYDVLIGINLLREGLDLPEVSLVAILDADKPGFLRSDRALIQTIGRAARNVNGEVILYGDNVTPAMQTAMDETSRRREKQTAYNIEHGITPTTIVKGVRNVIRGEEVAELPASGDLSSDKATLTMQLTDLELDMWQASEDLDFERAASLRDQIRSIEAKLQGKNFEQPTVPGQKVRKRGRR; translated from the coding sequence ATGCTCAGGGTCCAGTCGGAGTACACGCCCGCCGGCGATCAGCCGACCGCCATTCGCAGCCTCGTGGACGGCCTGGAGAGTGGCCTGCGGTATCAGACGCTGCTCGGCGCGACCGGCACCGGCAAGACCTACTCGGTGGCCCAAGTCATTGAGCAGACCGGACGCCCGGCGCTGATCATGGCCCCCAACAAGGTGCTCACTGCCCAGCTCGCCGCCGAGTTCCGCGAGTTTTTCCCGACGGCCGCCGTCGAGTTTTTTATCTCGTATTACGATTACTACCAGCCGGAAGCCTACGTGCCGGGCAAGGATCTGTTCATCGAGAAGGACGCGGCCATCAATCAGGAAATCGAGCGGCTGCGGCACTCGGCCACCCGCAGCCTGCTGACCCGGCGCGACACCATCGTGGTGGCCTCGGTGAGCTGCATTTACGGGTTGGGCGATCCGGCCGAGTACCGGGCGCTGAACATCATTCTCAAGGTGGGCGAGAAGATGGACCGCGACGAACTGCTCAGCCGGCTGGTGACCATGCAGTACGAGCGCAACGACATCGAACTGTCGGCCGGAAAATTTCGGGCCAAGGGTGAGATCATCGAAATCTGGCCCAGCTACGACGAGCAGCCGCTGAGAATTCAGCTGTGGGGCGACGACATCGAGCGCATTCAGATCGTTCACCATGTAACCGGCGACAAGCTCGGCGACCTCGACGCCACCGTCGTGTATCCGGCCAAGCACTACGTCGCCAGCGCCAGCAACGTCGAGCGGGCCATCGTGACCATTCAGCAGGAACTCGACGAGCGGCTGGAATACTTCAACTCGGTGGGCAAGCTGCTCGAAGCCCAGCGCCTCAAAGAGCGCACCTTGTACGACCTGGAGATGATGAAGGTGCTGGGCTACTGCTCTGGCATCGAGAACTACTCGCGCCACGTGGACGGTCGGCGGCCCGGCGAGACGCCCTACACCATGCTGGACTACTTCCCCGACGACTTCGTGACCTTCATCGACGAGTCGCATGTGACGGTGCCGCAGATCGGCGGCATGGCCAACGGTGATAGGGCCCGCAAGCAGACGCTGGTGGACTACGGCTTTCGGCTGCCCTCGGCCATCGACAACCGCCCGCTCAACTTTCAGGAGTTTTCGGGCAAGACCGGGCAAACGGTGTTCGTCTCGGCCACCCCCGGCCCCTACGAGCGCAAGGTCAGCGACAGCGTGGCCGACCAGATTATCCGGCCCACCGGCTTGGTCGATCCGCCGGTCACGGTGCGCCCGATTCAGGGCCAGATCGAGGATCTGCTGGGCCTCATCCGTGAGCGTGCCGAGAAAAAAGAGCGGGTGCTGATTACCACCCTGACCAAGCGGATGTCGGAAGACCTCACCGAATACCTGCTGGAACGCGGCGTGCGTGCCCGCTACATGCACTCGGACATCGACTCGGTGGAGCGCCAGGTGATTATCCGCGACTTAAGGCTGGGCCACTACGACGTGCTGATCGGCATCAATTTGCTGCGCGAGGGGCTGGACCTGCCCGAGGTTTCGCTGGTCGCCATTCTGGACGCCGACAAGCCGGGCTTTCTCAGGAGTGACCGGGCACTGATTCAGACGATTGGCCGCGCGGCGCGCAATGTCAATGGCGAAGTGATCCTGTACGGCGACAACGTCACGCCCGCCATGCAGACGGCGATGGACGAAACCTCCCGCCGCCGCGAGAAGCAGACCGCCTACAACATCGAGCACGGCATCACGCCGACCACCATCGTCAAGGGCGTGCGCAACGTCATTCGCGGCGAGGAAGTGGCCGAGTTGCCCGCTTCGGGCGACCTCAGCAGCGACAAGGCCACCCTGACCATGCAGCTCACCGACCTCGAACTCGACATGTGGCAGGCGTCCGAGGACCTCGACTTCGAGCGGGCCGCCAGCCTGCGTGACCAGATTCGAAGCATTGAGGCCAAATTGCAGGGCAAGAACTTCGAGCAGCCCACCGTGCCGGGGCAGAAGGTGAGGAAGCGTGGGCGGCGCTGA
- a CDS encoding transglutaminase family protein: MRADIRHVTEYSYKEPAWDSFNEVRLHPEASARQQLKSFHLLVEPEASSVTSHRDYFGSLVHHVHVHERHRVLRIEAQALVITKPLTPPPPVPLSALDDLRGEVTEFLIPSPRVPRGEWPEVFGVTRPGSNDDLSAFLGNLTHQLFSQFTYKPGATSVRTTIQEFAQEQRGVCQDFTHAMLGICRTLGIPARYVSGYLYSGGEMVGADATHAWLEALIPGVGWTGFDPTNDVLAGEKHIKIGHGRDYPDVSPVRGTFYGGGQGSLDVEVRVYGEQPQ, translated from the coding sequence ATGCGCGCCGATATTCGTCACGTCACCGAGTACTCCTACAAAGAACCCGCCTGGGATTCTTTCAACGAGGTGCGCCTGCATCCCGAGGCCAGTGCCCGTCAGCAGCTCAAAAGTTTTCATCTGCTGGTCGAGCCGGAAGCCAGCAGCGTGACCTCGCACCGCGATTACTTCGGGTCGCTGGTCCACCACGTTCACGTTCACGAGCGCCACAGGGTGCTGCGGATCGAGGCCCAGGCGCTGGTCATCACCAAACCCCTGACGCCGCCGCCCCCCGTGCCGCTGAGTGCTCTGGACGATCTGCGCGGCGAGGTCACCGAATTCCTGATTCCCAGTCCACGGGTGCCCCGGGGCGAGTGGCCGGAGGTGTTCGGGGTCACCCGGCCCGGCTCCAACGACGACCTCTCGGCCTTCCTGGGTAACCTGACGCACCAGCTCTTCAGCCAGTTCACCTACAAACCGGGGGCCACCAGCGTCCGCACCACCATTCAGGAGTTCGCACAGGAGCAGCGCGGCGTCTGCCAGGATTTCACCCACGCCATGCTGGGCATCTGCCGCACCCTGGGCATTCCGGCGCGCTACGTCAGCGGCTACCTGTATTCCGGCGGCGAGATGGTCGGCGCAGACGCCACCCACGCCTGGCTCGAAGCGCTGATTCCCGGCGTGGGCTGGACCGGATTTGATCCCACCAACGACGTGCTGGCGGGTGAAAAACACATCAAGATCGGGCACGGGCGCGACTACCCCGATGTGTCGCCCGTGCGCGGCACCTTCTACGGCGGCGGCCAGGGCAGTCTGGATGTGGAGGTGCGGGTTTACGGTGAGCAGCCGCAGTAG
- a CDS encoding nucleoside hydrolase → MPTPAPRPVILDGDPGHDDAVNILLACSSPELEVLGVTTTYGNVGLERTTYNARVVRELIGASFPIYPGADRPLVVPRLSAEAVHGESGLDGPDLPTPTREAESLHAAQFIINSVRARPNKITLLPTGPLTNLALAFRLAPDIVPRVREVVWMGGSLDTGNWTPSAEFNALCDPHAARIVFESGVKLTMFGLNATHQAIANPARVAAFRQLGTRVGEFTAVLLEFFAEHHRERYGWDGGALHDPMTAAYLSAPELFGVQPMWVDIDTTEGPSAGRTVCDVWKVTGQPPNADVALTVDADGFFALLTERLGRYP, encoded by the coding sequence ATGCCCACTCCCGCGCCCCGCCCGGTTATCCTCGACGGCGACCCCGGCCACGACGACGCCGTGAACATTCTGCTGGCCTGCTCCAGCCCCGAGCTGGAGGTACTGGGCGTGACCACCACTTACGGCAACGTGGGCCTGGAGCGGACCACCTACAACGCGCGGGTGGTCCGCGAACTGATCGGGGCCAGCTTTCCCATCTACCCCGGTGCAGACCGCCCACTGGTCGTCCCACGCCTGAGTGCCGAGGCGGTTCACGGAGAAAGTGGCCTGGACGGCCCCGATCTGCCGACGCCCACGCGGGAAGCCGAGAGTCTGCACGCTGCCCAGTTCATCATCAACTCGGTGCGCGCTCGGCCCAATAAAATTACCCTGCTACCCACCGGCCCGCTGACCAATCTGGCGCTGGCCTTTCGCCTCGCGCCCGACATCGTACCCCGGGTCCGCGAGGTGGTCTGGATGGGCGGCAGCCTGGACACCGGCAACTGGACGCCCAGCGCCGAGTTCAACGCCCTGTGCGATCCGCACGCCGCCCGGATCGTCTTTGAGAGCGGTGTGAAACTCACCATGTTCGGCCTCAACGCCACCCACCAAGCGATTGCCAATCCGGCGCGGGTGGCAGCCTTCCGGCAACTGGGCACGCGGGTGGGCGAGTTTACCGCCGTGCTGCTGGAATTCTTCGCCGAGCACCACCGCGAACGCTACGGCTGGGACGGCGGGGCACTGCACGACCCCATGACAGCGGCCTACCTGAGTGCCCCGGAGCTGTTCGGGGTGCAGCCTATGTGGGTGGACATCGACACCACCGAAGGCCCCAGCGCGGGCCGGACGGTGTGCGACGTGTGGAAGGTCACCGGCCAGCCGCCGAACGCGGACGTGGCCCTGACGGTGGACGCCGACGGCTTTTTCGCGCTGCTCACCGAGCGCCTGGGCCGCTACCCATGA
- a CDS encoding VOC family protein, whose translation MKITALELACHNLEAQKQFYAEILGLTLLESSDSGFSVQVGRTRLTFRLRPERHGVYHFAFNIPENQVAEAKSWIQQRAALLEEDGNDEFTASAAWNARMFYFRDPDGNILECIARHRLANASSQAFGPASLLNVSEIGWPVGDVQRDVERLQQQPGLSVFGTPSSAFTPLGDDEGLLIVVELGRPWFPTAQAAAHLPLRLTLADTARDLEPEWEAAPGRVT comes from the coding sequence GTGAAAATCACGGCGCTGGAACTGGCCTGCCACAATCTGGAGGCGCAGAAACAGTTTTACGCGGAGATCCTGGGGCTGACCCTACTGGAAAGTTCCGACTCTGGATTTTCGGTACAGGTGGGCCGCACCCGCCTGACTTTTCGTTTACGGCCGGAGCGGCACGGCGTGTATCATTTCGCCTTCAACATTCCTGAAAATCAGGTGGCAGAGGCCAAGAGCTGGATTCAGCAGAGAGCAGCGCTGCTGGAAGAAGACGGCAACGACGAATTTACCGCCAGCGCTGCCTGGAACGCCCGGATGTTCTACTTCCGCGACCCGGACGGCAATATTCTGGAGTGTATTGCCCGCCACCGCCTTGCCAATGCTTCGTCGCAGGCATTCGGCCCCGCCAGCTTGCTGAATGTCAGCGAGATCGGCTGGCCTGTTGGGGACGTGCAGCGAGATGTGGAGCGTCTTCAACAGCAACCTGGGCTGAGCGTCTTTGGAACCCCCTCCAGCGCCTTCACGCCGCTGGGCGACGACGAGGGACTGCTGATCGTCGTTGAGCTTGGGCGGCCCTGGTTTCCCACCGCGCAGGCGGCGGCCCACTTGCCACTGCGCCTGACCCTGGCCGACACCGCCAGAGACCTGGAACCGGAGTGGGAGGCCGCACCCGGGAGGGTGACATGA
- a CDS encoding MerR family transcriptional regulator, whose protein sequence is MPNISTRASMTIGAFSHLSRLSIKALRLYDALGLLAPAYTDDASGYRYYDPAQLERARQISLLRQLDLPLSAIAEVLDAPSSERRARFEQLWQSVEAAYAQRRELAEYLLGQVFTDQRSSDMSQSALSESTFTLQQRFVPEQQIVSMTRRVLVQDLQGLFEDSSKLLPFITEQGAQVAGPMFAIYHGEVNNDSDGPVEICFPYRGDLVAEGEFVLRRESAHHEAYVTLTKAQFVFPQILAAYDAARAYGNQLGQCGQLSPREVYNRAWNDTGPDDVVGDVAWPFVPRDQA, encoded by the coding sequence ATGCCGAACATATCAACCCGCGCCAGCATGACGATTGGGGCCTTTTCGCACCTCAGCCGCCTCAGCATCAAGGCGCTGCGGCTCTACGACGCGCTCGGCCTGCTCGCGCCCGCCTACACCGACGACGCCAGCGGCTACCGCTATTACGACCCCGCGCAGCTTGAGCGGGCCAGGCAGATCAGCTTGTTGCGTCAACTCGATTTGCCGCTGAGCGCCATTGCCGAGGTGCTGGACGCGCCGAGCAGCGAGCGCCGGGCGCGGTTTGAGCAGCTGTGGCAAAGCGTGGAAGCCGCCTACGCTCAGCGGCGCGAGCTGGCCGAGTATTTGCTGGGCCAGGTGTTCACCGATCAAAGGAGTAGCGATATGTCCCAGAGCGCCCTTTCAGAAAGCACCTTCACCCTTCAGCAGCGCTTCGTGCCGGAGCAGCAGATCGTCTCCATGACACGCCGGGTGCTGGTGCAAGACCTCCAGGGCTTGTTTGAAGATTCCAGTAAGCTGCTGCCCTTTATCACCGAGCAGGGCGCTCAGGTGGCCGGGCCGATGTTTGCCATCTATCACGGTGAGGTCAACAACGACAGCGATGGCCCGGTGGAGATCTGCTTTCCCTACAGGGGCGATCTCGTGGCAGAAGGCGAGTTCGTGCTGCGCCGAGAGAGCGCCCACCATGAAGCCTACGTCACCCTCACCAAGGCGCAATTCGTCTTTCCGCAGATTCTGGCGGCCTACGACGCGGCGCGGGCCTACGGCAACCAGCTCGGTCAGTGTGGTCAGCTGTCGCCGCGTGAGGTTTACAACCGCGCCTGGAACGATACCGGCCCGGATGATGTGGTGGGCGATGTGGCCTGGCCGTTTGTGCCAAGAGATCAAGCCTGA
- a CDS encoding alpha-E domain-containing protein yields MLSRLAESLYWIGRYVERAENTARLLNVNYYATLEAGGRVSEEWLPLLEISGTKGGFSEQYGRADAHSVAAWLAFDRRNASSIASSLARARENARGLRDRIPSEMWEELNRAYLDLCFQSADVLARDGLFEYCSAARDASQMFFGIAFATLPRDEGWSFMRTGQMLERGDNLLRLLQVRYSVRSPSTPAQAAVDDHRWMAVLKTVSAYEAFRKSEHGGLEPRAIARFLLLNPYFPRSVRYSGENLHDALVQIERIHPNAHPTLLREARWLMARLEHASVDDILDGQSPSLDTLLGDFNAIGSAIYAAYFTV; encoded by the coding sequence ATGCTTTCTCGCCTCGCCGAATCGCTGTACTGGATTGGCCGCTATGTGGAGCGCGCCGAGAACACCGCCCGACTGCTGAACGTCAACTACTACGCCACCCTGGAAGCGGGCGGGCGGGTCAGCGAGGAGTGGTTGCCGCTGCTGGAAATCTCCGGCACCAAGGGCGGCTTCTCCGAACAGTATGGCCGCGCCGACGCCCACAGCGTGGCCGCCTGGCTGGCCTTTGACCGCCGCAATGCGTCGAGTATCGCCTCAAGCCTCGCGCGTGCCCGTGAGAACGCGCGAGGCCTGCGCGACCGAATTCCCAGTGAGATGTGGGAAGAACTCAACCGCGCTTACCTTGATCTGTGCTTTCAGAGCGCCGACGTGCTGGCCCGCGACGGGCTGTTCGAGTACTGCTCGGCGGCCCGCGACGCCTCGCAGATGTTCTTCGGTATCGCCTTCGCCACCCTGCCGCGCGACGAGGGCTGGTCGTTCATGCGAACCGGACAGATGCTGGAGCGCGGCGACAATCTGCTGCGGCTCCTTCAGGTGCGCTACAGCGTCCGCAGTCCCAGCACCCCGGCCCAGGCTGCCGTGGACGACCACCGCTGGATGGCGGTCCTGAAAACCGTCTCGGCCTATGAAGCGTTTCGCAAGAGCGAGCACGGCGGCTTAGAGCCGCGCGCCATCGCCCGCTTCCTGCTGCTCAATCCTTACTTCCCGCGCAGCGTCCGCTACAGCGGCGAGAACCTCCACGACGCCCTGGTGCAGATCGAGCGCATTCACCCCAATGCCCATCCCACATTGCTGCGCGAGGCCAGGTGGCTGATGGCCCGGCTCGAACACGCCAGCGTGGACGACATCCTGGACGGGCAGTCACCCAGCCTGGACACTCTGCTGGGCGACTTCAACGCCATCGGCTCGGCCATCTACGCCGCTTACTTCACGGTGTAG
- a CDS encoding ornithine cyclodeaminase family protein → MRLLTDTDVARFPIAQAVEAMRAALRLHAQGRLTAPPRLSAAGLTFTVGTTPDAFGFRVYPVVKTPRSDQLVAVWNTQGQVEGVIVGSTLGPLRTSALGAVAADVLARPDASRLGLIGSGTQAKAHALAVATVRPLSQILVYSRDAAHRQKLAAELRALALPAEAAASAEQVCAESNLLTLATNSAQPIIQADWVHPGTHVCTLGPKEKEGCEFPPELAERCTLIVTDSPAQLAATPGGPILSAAIMRALSECVQSPPPRREEDITLFLSVGLAGTEVVLAQKLFSQA, encoded by the coding sequence ATGAGACTGCTCACCGACACCGATGTGGCCCGCTTTCCCATCGCCCAGGCAGTCGAGGCGATGCGGGCGGCCTTGCGCCTCCATGCCCAGGGCCGACTCACCGCACCGCCCCGCCTGAGCGCCGCTGGGCTGACCTTCACGGTGGGCACGACACCGGACGCGTTCGGCTTTCGGGTATATCCCGTTGTGAAAACGCCACGCTCAGACCAGTTGGTGGCCGTCTGGAACACCCAGGGCCAGGTGGAGGGCGTGATCGTGGGCAGCACGCTGGGGCCGCTGCGAACCTCGGCGCTGGGCGCGGTGGCCGCCGATGTGCTGGCCCGCCCGGATGCTTCGCGCCTCGGCCTGATCGGCAGCGGCACCCAGGCGAAGGCGCATGCTCTGGCCGTCGCCACCGTGCGCCCACTCTCGCAGATTCTGGTGTACAGCCGCGACGCGGCCCACCGCCAGAAGCTGGCTGCCGAGCTGCGCGCCCTGGCCCTGCCCGCCGAGGCTGCCGCGAGTGCCGAGCAGGTCTGCGCCGAAAGTAACTTGCTCACCTTAGCGACCAACAGCGCCCAGCCCATCATTCAGGCCGACTGGGTGCACCCCGGCACGCATGTCTGCACGCTGGGGCCGAAGGAAAAAGAGGGCTGCGAGTTTCCGCCGGAGTTGGCCGAGCGCTGCACCCTGATCGTCACCGACAGTCCGGCACAACTGGCCGCGACTCCGGGCGGGCCTATCCTCTCCGCCGCAATCATGAGAGCGCTGAGCGAGTGCGTCCAGAGCCCGCCACCCCGCCGTGAGGAGGACATCACCCTCTTTCTGTCGGTGGGGCTGGCGGGCACGGAAGTGGTGCTGGCGCAGAAACTGTTCAGTCAGGCTTGA
- a CDS encoding YIP1 family protein: MQKSPQLNPSIQTMFSQSTAVLSQPSVATFEKFEWRGGVQSAYLYVLVAAVVSAVIAAIFAPFHREVTFFGQLLTRLILVPLGFAVFTGAVYAIGKSLFKGTGTYAEVAYTFALFYVPLSILGTVIGIIPILGWLANVLISLAIIYFGFLAVQSSMNIRTNGEGIALLVLSGLAYFLVYAIVGGLLASVFIAGAVLSGT, encoded by the coding sequence ATGCAAAAGTCCCCTCAGCTCAACCCCAGTATCCAGACCATGTTCAGTCAGAGTACGGCGGTCCTGAGCCAGCCGAGCGTCGCCACCTTCGAGAAGTTCGAGTGGCGTGGGGGCGTGCAGTCGGCTTACCTGTACGTACTGGTTGCGGCGGTGGTGTCGGCGGTGATCGCCGCCATTTTTGCGCCGTTTCACCGCGAGGTCACCTTTTTCGGCCAGCTCCTGACCCGCCTGATTCTGGTGCCGCTGGGCTTCGCAGTGTTTACTGGCGCGGTCTATGCCATCGGCAAGTCGCTCTTCAAGGGCACCGGCACCTACGCCGAGGTCGCTTACACCTTTGCCCTCTTCTACGTGCCGCTGAGCATCCTGGGCACCGTCATCGGCATCATTCCGATTCTCGGCTGGCTGGCCAACGTCCTGATCTCGCTGGCGATTATCTACTTCGGCTTTCTGGCAGTGCAGTCGAGCATGAACATCCGTACCAACGGCGAGGGCATCGCGCTGCTGGTGCTCTCGGGTCTGGCCTACTTTCTGGTCTATGCCATCGTCGGCGGGCTGCTGGCGAGCGTGTTCATCGCCGGGGCTGTGCTCAGCGGCACCTGA
- a CDS encoding circularly permuted type 2 ATP-grasp protein gives MQNYQQGEQFFDEMFTPHGDVRPHYQGVQAYLERLGVPEFERRRSLLDLAFRNQGITFTVYGDSAGTERTFPFDPVPRIIPAGEWATLETGLTQRVKALNAFLRDIYSDAQILKDGVIPSELVYTSSHFRREVHGLKVPLGVYTHIVGSDLIRDEQGNYLVLEDNLRSPSGVSYLLANRAAMTRIYPGMFDSQGVRTVQHYPTELLKVLSSLSPRAPEATVVLLTPGMYNSAYFEHAYLAQQMGVELVEGRDLFVDNGRVWMRTTAGRTQVDVIYRRVDDEFLDPLTFRRDSALGVPGLVEVARQGRVAIANAIGAGVADDKAVYAYVPQMIEYYLNEKPILGNVPTFLGWNPDHLAHMLENASEMVIKAVGEAGGYGMLIGPASTKQEVADFLVQVRENPRNYIGQPVIGLSRHPTFYPDSGDFEAAHVDLRPYILVGREVSIIPGGLTRVALKRGSLVVNSSQGGGSKDTWVLDHDGPVPSQIQSQFQGAPLQGGLVPPGQPHAVSGPAQRHLQNMSPGQGQSQGQSQSQSQSGSGSQSQSQSQVRPPQDQEEPPIGHAEPPATDNDHAAHRFVPGAELPEQLAEQREHEVPDEGTSEAASGPPEAEPPDSSPPDPSVVPGIEQPDPQGDV, from the coding sequence ATGCAGAACTACCAGCAGGGCGAGCAGTTCTTTGACGAGATGTTTACCCCACACGGCGATGTCCGGCCCCACTACCAGGGTGTGCAGGCCTATCTGGAGCGGCTCGGTGTGCCGGAGTTCGAGCGGCGGCGCTCACTCCTCGATCTGGCCTTTCGCAACCAGGGCATCACCTTCACTGTCTACGGCGACAGCGCCGGAACCGAGCGCACCTTTCCCTTCGACCCGGTGCCGCGCATCATTCCGGCGGGCGAGTGGGCCACCCTGGAAACGGGCCTGACCCAGCGCGTCAAGGCGCTCAATGCCTTCCTACGCGACATCTACAGCGACGCCCAGATTCTCAAGGACGGCGTGATTCCCAGCGAACTGGTCTACACCTCGTCGCACTTCCGGCGCGAAGTTCACGGTCTCAAAGTGCCGCTGGGCGTCTACACCCACATCGTCGGCAGCGACCTGATCCGCGACGAGCAGGGCAACTATCTGGTGCTGGAAGACAACCTCAGATCGCCCAGCGGCGTCAGTTACCTGCTGGCCAACCGCGCTGCCATGACCCGCATCTATCCGGGCATGTTCGATTCGCAGGGCGTGCGCACAGTGCAGCACTACCCCACCGAACTGCTCAAGGTGCTGAGTTCGCTCAGCCCGCGCGCGCCCGAGGCCACCGTGGTGCTGCTGACGCCCGGCATGTACAACAGCGCTTACTTCGAGCACGCTTACCTCGCCCAGCAGATGGGTGTGGAACTCGTCGAGGGCCGTGATCTGTTCGTCGACAATGGCCGGGTCTGGATGCGGACCACTGCCGGGCGCACCCAGGTGGACGTGATCTACCGCCGCGTGGACGACGAATTTCTCGATCCACTGACCTTCCGGCGCGACTCGGCGCTGGGCGTGCCGGGACTGGTGGAGGTCGCCCGCCAGGGCAGGGTCGCCATCGCCAACGCCATCGGTGCAGGGGTGGCCGACGACAAGGCGGTTTACGCCTATGTGCCGCAAATGATCGAGTATTACCTCAACGAAAAGCCGATTCTGGGCAACGTGCCGACCTTTCTCGGCTGGAACCCCGACCATCTGGCGCACATGCTCGAAAACGCCAGTGAGATGGTCATCAAGGCAGTGGGTGAGGCAGGCGGCTACGGCATGCTGATCGGCCCGGCGTCGACCAAGCAGGAAGTCGCGGACTTTCTGGTGCAGGTGCGCGAGAACCCCCGCAACTACATCGGGCAGCCGGTGATCGGATTGTCTCGCCACCCTACCTTCTATCCCGACTCCGGCGACTTCGAGGCGGCCCACGTCGATCTGCGGCCCTACATTCTGGTGGGCCGGGAAGTCAGCATCATCCCCGGCGGCCTGACGCGGGTGGCCCTCAAGCGCGGATCGCTGGTGGTCAATTCGTCGCAGGGCGGCGGCTCCAAGGACACCTGGGTGCTCGACCACGACGGCCCGGTGCCCAGCCAGATTCAGAGCCAGTTTCAGGGCGCACCGCTGCAAGGCGGACTGGTGCCGCCCGGTCAGCCACACGCCGTGTCGGGACCGGCCCAGCGGCACCTGCAAAACATGTCGCCGGGGCAGGGCCAATCCCAGGGCCAGTCTCAAAGTCAGTCTCAGTCGGGCAGCGGCTCACAGTCGCAGAGTCAGTCGCAAGTCCGCCCGCCCCAGGATCAGGAGGAGCCGCCCATCGGCCACGCCGAGCCGCCCGCTACCGACAACGACCATGCCGCCCACCGCTTCGTGCCGGGGGCCGAACTGCCCGAGCAACTCGCCGAGCAGCGGGAACACGAAGTGCCAGACGAGGGTACCAGTGAAGCGGCTTCTGGCCCGCCTGAAGCTGAGCCGCCCGATTCCAGTCCACCCGATCCGAGTGTAGTGCCGGGGATCGAACAGCCCGATCCCCAGGGAGACGTGTAA
- a CDS encoding DUF7079 family protein, with protein sequence MSTPFLPLTPAELAVHRPVWDALGELFLDTDTRPSLPLIARTLVESGLDEVALDEIWREEITPALHFNLTLVAGEWAYFDLDWLEDRIMRRRAIRHRLERWSFSKLFVRVWGNEMQPWFQVVMLLRARLLVLPAAERSRQAQVWHWLARAYFWPELPHPDLLSASRATLAASWTALEPALRPLLLCHESVAAAEQAVDELLTRSPG encoded by the coding sequence ATGTCTACCCCTTTCCTGCCTCTCACTCCTGCCGAACTCGCTGTGCACCGCCCCGTCTGGGACGCCCTGGGAGAACTATTTCTGGACACCGACACCCGCCCCAGTCTGCCGCTGATCGCCCGCACGCTCGTGGAATCGGGCCTGGATGAAGTCGCGCTGGATGAAATCTGGCGAGAGGAAATTACCCCCGCGCTGCACTTCAACCTGACGCTGGTGGCCGGGGAGTGGGCCTACTTTGACCTCGACTGGCTGGAAGACCGGATCATGCGGCGGCGGGCCATCCGGCACCGGCTGGAGCGCTGGTCATTCTCGAAGCTTTTTGTGCGGGTCTGGGGCAACGAGATGCAGCCTTGGTTTCAGGTGGTCATGCTGCTGCGGGCGCGGCTGCTGGTGCTTCCTGCCGCTGAGAGAAGCCGGCAGGCCCAGGTGTGGCACTGGCTGGCCCGCGCTTATTTCTGGCCGGAGCTGCCGCACCCCGACCTCCTTTCAGCGAGTCGGGCGACCCTGGCGGCTTCCTGGACGGCCCTGGAACCTGCCCTTCGCCCGCTGCTCCTGTGCCACGAGAGCGTAGCGGCAGCTGAGCAGGCGGTAGATGAGCTGCTGACCCGCTCCCCCGGATGA